One genomic region from Haladaptatus caseinilyticus encodes:
- a CDS encoding DUF1616 domain-containing protein: MPRDIDPRLLVPAPLRRIPSDLAAIFVFVLATLLSTLLPVVNETPVRLVLAVPFVLFAPGYAFVAVLFPEGSTSSGKRRSVTDRIHDRFETGIDTLERVALSFGTSIAIVPLIGLVLNVTSWGIRLLPVLVALSGFTLLTTAVAVVRRWNAPEETRFSVSFRRTGAEIRTELFEPETRFDAMLNVVLVACLLLVAASIMYAVTVPNTEEQFTEFYLLSTDKDDTLAADEYPTDFTVGEKKPVYVGLQNHEQHRKRYTVVVLLQRVTRTDDSTNVHREQEVARYRPVVEENGTWQKKTVIAPRMTGENLRLQYLLYRGDAPAELNADTAYQELHLWINVSEPNPSSPGDRS; this comes from the coding sequence ATGCCCCGTGATATCGACCCACGGCTACTCGTTCCCGCCCCCCTTCGCCGCATCCCATCCGATCTCGCGGCGATCTTCGTATTCGTCCTCGCGACGCTTCTCAGCACGCTCCTCCCGGTCGTAAACGAAACCCCCGTTCGGCTCGTTCTTGCGGTCCCATTCGTTCTCTTCGCCCCCGGCTACGCCTTCGTTGCGGTGCTCTTTCCCGAGGGAAGCACGTCCTCCGGGAAACGACGCTCCGTCACTGACCGAATTCACGACCGGTTCGAAACCGGCATCGATACGCTCGAACGCGTTGCGCTCTCGTTCGGAACCAGTATCGCGATCGTTCCGCTCATCGGACTCGTACTCAACGTTACCTCGTGGGGAATCCGACTGCTCCCGGTGCTGGTCGCGCTTAGTGGATTTACCCTTCTCACGACGGCGGTCGCGGTGGTTCGTCGTTGGAACGCCCCCGAAGAAACCCGATTTTCAGTGTCGTTTCGACGAACGGGTGCTGAGATTCGAACGGAGCTATTCGAACCGGAGACGCGCTTCGATGCGATGCTAAACGTTGTCCTCGTTGCGTGTCTGTTGCTCGTCGCTGCGAGCATCATGTACGCGGTTACGGTTCCCAACACCGAGGAACAGTTTACCGAGTTTTACCTGTTGTCCACGGACAAGGATGATACGCTCGCCGCCGACGAGTATCCGACCGACTTCACCGTTGGAGAGAAAAAACCGGTCTACGTGGGGTTACAAAACCACGAACAACACCGGAAACGGTACACTGTCGTCGTTCTCTTACAGCGCGTAACTAGGACGGACGACTCGACGAATGTTCATCGTGAGCAGGAGGTCGCTCGATATCGGCCGGTGGTCGAGGAAAACGGGACTTGGCAAAAGAAAACCGTTATCGCCCCGCGAATGACCGGTGAAAACCTCCGATTGCAGTATCTGTTGTACAGGGGTGATGCACCGGCCGAACTGAACGCCGATACCGCCTACCAGGAACTTCACCTGTGGATCAACGTTTCGGAACCGAATCCATCGTCCCCGGGTGATCGTTCTTGA
- a CDS encoding arylsulfotransferase family protein → MDWTERLPPRPWLVRGVVLLLVVALLAPSAVSAITYDQEESNLTKGTIKQPADGTTVISVQGYHFEGKGNKKKPARLVAVGPKGNVEWVHNGSKEGAAWFYDVDPLENGNLLVTSTQRGGTLVYEYNPDTQKKVWKRFLKIHDTHDIDLINNGTQLLVANMRAYNESSGKNDDSIYVYDLEKDEIVWRWYFRNHYEKQNGGDFTDDWTHVNDVDKIAPGKYMADPRNMDEVIVIDRESKEVTMKLGKDDNTDILQEQHNPDYLESESGTPTILVADSENHRVVEYAKRGSDWKKTWEMGSSEKFNWPRDADRLPNGNTLITDSSNHRVIEVTPKGKIVWEFYSPWLPYDAERISSGDGSNDPTMADQGVTGKYQVSGSANIDPGTGDRVKMSVLLGNTFAGTSLEEDMREYGELWDQATPFIRPIWMNEYAFIAVIFAILLVVGWLIGELVYQRRRLYYGMKRRLA, encoded by the coding sequence ATGGACTGGACGGAACGACTCCCGCCACGGCCGTGGCTCGTGCGCGGAGTCGTCTTGTTGTTGGTCGTCGCCTTACTCGCGCCCTCCGCTGTCTCCGCAATAACGTACGACCAAGAGGAATCGAATCTCACGAAAGGAACGATCAAACAACCGGCGGACGGGACGACGGTTATCAGCGTTCAAGGATATCACTTCGAAGGGAAAGGAAACAAGAAAAAGCCCGCCCGCCTCGTCGCCGTCGGCCCGAAGGGGAACGTCGAGTGGGTCCACAACGGCTCGAAGGAAGGCGCAGCGTGGTTCTACGACGTTGATCCGCTGGAGAACGGAAACCTGCTCGTCACCTCGACACAGCGAGGTGGAACACTCGTCTACGAGTACAACCCGGACACGCAGAAGAAGGTTTGGAAGCGATTCCTCAAAATCCACGACACGCACGACATCGACCTCATCAACAACGGCACACAGCTCCTCGTCGCGAACATGCGGGCGTACAACGAGAGCTCCGGCAAGAACGACGACAGTATCTACGTCTACGACCTGGAGAAAGACGAAATCGTCTGGCGCTGGTACTTCCGCAACCATTACGAGAAGCAAAACGGCGGGGATTTCACTGACGATTGGACGCACGTCAACGACGTCGATAAAATTGCGCCGGGCAAATACATGGCCGACCCGCGAAACATGGATGAGGTCATTGTTATCGACCGCGAGTCGAAGGAAGTCACGATGAAGCTCGGAAAGGATGACAACACTGATATCCTGCAGGAGCAGCACAATCCGGACTATCTTGAAAGCGAATCCGGTACTCCGACCATCCTCGTCGCTGACTCCGAGAACCACCGTGTCGTCGAATACGCAAAACGGGGTAGCGACTGGAAGAAAACGTGGGAGATGGGGTCGTCGGAGAAGTTCAACTGGCCCCGTGACGCGGACCGGCTTCCGAACGGGAACACTCTCATCACCGACTCCTCAAACCACCGCGTCATTGAAGTAACGCCAAAGGGCAAAATCGTCTGGGAGTTCTACTCGCCGTGGCTTCCGTACGACGCCGAGCGCATCTCCTCCGGTGACGGCTCCAACGATCCGACGATGGCCGATCAAGGCGTGACCGGCAAATACCAGGTCTCCGGAAGCGCGAACATCGACCCCGGAACCGGCGACCGAGTGAAGATGTCTGTCCTTCTCGGAAACACCTTCGCAGGGACGTCCCTCGAAGAGGATATGCGCGAGTACGGCGAACTGTGGGATCAAGCGACTCCCTTCATCCGCCCTATCTGGATGAACGAGTACGCCTTTATCGCCGTAATATTCGCCATCCTCCTCGTGGTCGGATGGCTGATCGGCGAGTTGGTGTATCAACGACGGCGGCTGTATTACGGTATGAAACGGCGACTGGCCTGA